Proteins from a single region of Flavobacterium sp. YJ01:
- a CDS encoding AGE family epimerase/isomerase, translating to MSLQRKLLKSELIAELNSILNYWSEQTVDNQNGGFVGQIDFNDHQIANAEKGSVLNARILWTFSASYQTTKNENHKNLAKRAFEYLAANFYDTQFGGLFWSINEDKTPKDTKNQIYALAFAIYGLSEYYLISKEEKALEIAKNLYLKIQEHSYDKVNKGYFEAFTRDWQPIEDLRLSAKDANEKKTMNTHLHIIEGYVNLYKVWKDEKLLKDIIELLETIEKHFINPETGHLHLFFDENWVEKPDVISYGHDIEAAWLLQQCAEISENETLIANYKKHAIKIAEATKEGLDNDGGLWYEFDPEKDELIAEKHWWPQAEALIGFYNAYQLTGKEEYLDIVYKIWKFTKKYMIDQQNGEWYWGVYSDYSIMKKDKAGFWKCPYHNGRACLELIARIQD from the coding sequence GTGTCACTACAAAGAAAGCTTTTAAAATCTGAGTTAATCGCAGAACTGAATTCCATTTTAAATTATTGGTCGGAACAAACTGTCGACAATCAAAATGGCGGTTTTGTTGGGCAAATCGATTTTAATGATCATCAAATTGCCAATGCAGAAAAAGGTTCGGTATTAAATGCCCGAATTCTTTGGACGTTTTCTGCCAGTTATCAAACCACAAAAAACGAAAACCACAAAAACCTGGCGAAAAGAGCATTTGAGTATCTAGCTGCAAATTTTTACGACACACAATTTGGAGGTCTTTTTTGGAGTATTAATGAGGATAAAACTCCAAAAGACACCAAAAATCAGATTTATGCTTTGGCATTTGCTATCTACGGATTATCTGAATATTATCTGATTTCTAAAGAGGAAAAAGCTTTAGAAATTGCTAAAAACCTATATCTAAAAATTCAAGAACATAGTTACGACAAAGTAAATAAAGGATATTTTGAAGCTTTTACCAGAGATTGGCAACCCATTGAAGATTTGAGATTAAGCGCAAAAGATGCCAACGAAAAGAAAACCATGAATACACATCTTCATATTATTGAAGGTTATGTGAATTTGTATAAAGTTTGGAAAGACGAAAAACTACTAAAAGACATTATTGAATTACTAGAAACAATTGAAAAACATTTTATCAATCCAGAAACTGGACATTTACATTTGTTTTTTGACGAAAATTGGGTAGAAAAACCAGATGTAATTTCATACGGTCATGATATCGAAGCGGCTTGGCTTTTGCAGCAATGCGCAGAAATTTCAGAAAACGAAACTTTGATTGCCAATTATAAAAAACATGCTATTAAAATTGCCGAAGCTACAAAAGAAGGTTTAGATAACGATGGCGGTTTATGGTATGAATTTGATCCTGAAAAAGACGAATTAATTGCAGAAAAACATTGGTGGCCACAAGCCGAAGCTTTAATTGGTTTTTACAACGCTTATCAATTGACTGGAAAAGAAGAATATTTGGATATCGTTTATAAAATCTGGAAATTCACAAAAAAATACATGATTGACCAGCAAAACGGCGAATGGTATTGGGGAGTTTACAGCGATTATTCTATAATGAAAAAAGATAAAGCCGGATTCTGGAAATGCCCATATCACAATGGCCGAGCTTGTTTGGAACTTATTGCCCGAATTCAAGATTAA
- a CDS encoding glycosyl hydrolase encodes MKNHFITLLTTAFLSTSCLSQTNSSNTNLSLSDKKATTETKALYQKLNILSQKGFLFGHQDDLAYGVKWKYEAGRSDVKETAGDYPAVYGWDIAGLENDNINNIDGVPFEKMKQYIIEANSKGGISTISWHFDNPATGKDAWNNVPNSLKTILPGGENHKKFTSWLDKASVFFLSLKDKNGKNIPILFRPFHELTGGWFWWGKGNCTPEEFKTAWKFTVDYLHKKDVHNLIYVYNTGGFANEADFLTNYPGDNYADVLSFDSYQNNNDPNGEKFIREVQNQFKILNEINSKKHKLIALAEAGYEAVPDPKWWTGTLLKAIGDYKISYVLIWRNHGWQEKEQKMHYYAPFSGQVSEKDFKDFYNLDQTIFEKDITKKLK; translated from the coding sequence ATGAAAAACCATTTTATAACCCTCCTGACAACAGCATTTTTAAGTACTTCTTGTTTATCTCAAACAAATTCAAGTAATACTAATTTGTCACTTTCAGACAAAAAAGCAACAACAGAAACGAAAGCACTTTATCAAAAACTAAACATATTATCTCAAAAAGGCTTTCTTTTCGGTCATCAAGATGATTTAGCTTATGGAGTTAAATGGAAATATGAAGCAGGAAGAAGCGATGTAAAAGAAACAGCCGGAGATTATCCTGCGGTTTACGGATGGGACATTGCTGGCTTAGAAAATGATAATATTAATAATATAGACGGAGTTCCATTCGAAAAAATGAAACAATATATTATTGAAGCAAATTCAAAAGGCGGAATTTCAACTATTAGCTGGCATTTTGACAATCCTGCAACAGGAAAAGATGCTTGGAATAATGTTCCGAATTCTCTAAAAACCATTCTGCCCGGCGGAGAAAATCATAAAAAATTCACTTCTTGGCTGGATAAAGCCTCCGTTTTTTTTCTTTCTTTAAAAGATAAAAACGGAAAAAACATTCCGATTCTTTTCAGACCTTTTCATGAACTTACTGGCGGATGGTTTTGGTGGGGAAAAGGAAATTGCACGCCAGAGGAATTTAAAACCGCTTGGAAATTTACGGTTGATTATCTCCATAAAAAAGATGTTCACAACTTAATTTATGTATATAATACTGGCGGTTTTGCAAACGAAGCAGATTTCTTAACCAATTATCCTGGAGATAATTATGCCGATGTACTAAGCTTTGACAGTTATCAAAACAATAATGATCCGAATGGCGAAAAGTTTATTCGTGAAGTTCAGAATCAGTTTAAAATATTGAATGAAATCAATTCAAAAAAACATAAATTAATTGCTTTGGCTGAAGCTGGTTATGAAGCTGTTCCAGATCCGAAATGGTGGACAGGAACTTTGTTAAAAGCAATTGGAGATTACAAAATTTCTTATGTGCTTATATGGAGAAATCATGGCTGGCAGGAAAAAGAACAAAAAATGCATTATTACGCGCCCTTTAGCGGACAAGTAAGCGAAAAAGATTTTAAAGATTTTTATAATCTCGACCAAACAATCTTTGAAAAAGACATTACAAAAAAGTTAAAATAA
- a CDS encoding glycosidase, producing the protein MTTITSSATFQERKSALEKQHKTLIEQKNEPQEIIGNGIYERYKNPVVTAAHVPLNWRFDFNENTNPFLQERIGINAAFNAGAMKWNGKYLLAVRVEGIDRKSFFAIAESPNGIDNFKFWDKPCVIPQTEEPDTNVYDMRLVNHEDGFVYGIFCTERKDPKAPKGDTSSAVANAGIVRSKDLVNWERLPDLISNTGQQRNVVLHPEFVNGKYALYTRPQDGFIDVGSGGGIGLGYVDDMTNPVVKEEKIIFGKQYHTIYELKNGLGPAPIKTSKGWLHMAHGVRNTAAGLRYTLYLFMTDLNDIAKVTHVPAGHFMGPEGIERVGDVSNVLFSNGWIEDEDGTVYVYYASSDTRMHVAVSSVEKLVDYVTNAPSDTFTSAGSVQTIINQIEKNNAI; encoded by the coding sequence ATGACAACAATAACCTCTTCAGCTACTTTTCAAGAAAGAAAATCGGCATTAGAAAAACAACATAAAACACTAATCGAACAAAAAAACGAACCGCAAGAAATTATCGGAAACGGTATTTACGAACGTTACAAAAATCCTGTTGTAACAGCAGCGCATGTTCCGTTAAATTGGCGTTTCGATTTTAATGAAAATACAAATCCGTTTTTGCAGGAAAGAATCGGAATCAATGCTGCTTTCAACGCTGGAGCAATGAAATGGAACGGAAAATATCTTTTGGCTGTTCGCGTGGAAGGAATTGACAGAAAATCTTTTTTCGCTATAGCGGAAAGTCCAAACGGAATTGATAATTTCAAATTTTGGGACAAACCTTGCGTGATTCCACAAACTGAAGAACCAGACACAAACGTTTATGACATGCGTCTTGTAAATCACGAAGACGGATTTGTTTATGGTATTTTTTGCACAGAAAGAAAAGATCCTAAAGCACCAAAAGGCGATACAAGTTCGGCTGTAGCCAATGCAGGAATTGTACGTTCTAAAGATTTAGTAAACTGGGAAAGGCTTCCAGATTTGATTTCGAATACAGGACAACAACGAAATGTAGTTTTACATCCAGAATTTGTAAACGGAAAATATGCTTTATATACGCGTCCACAAGATGGTTTTATCGATGTCGGATCTGGCGGCGGAATTGGTTTAGGTTATGTTGATGATATGACAAATCCTGTTGTAAAAGAGGAAAAAATCATTTTTGGAAAACAATATCATACAATTTACGAATTAAAAAATGGTCTTGGTCCAGCGCCAATTAAAACTTCAAAAGGTTGGTTGCACATGGCTCACGGAGTTCGTAATACCGCAGCTGGATTACGTTATACATTATATCTATTCATGACCGATTTGAATGATATTGCAAAAGTAACGCACGTTCCGGCTGGACATTTTATGGGACCAGAAGGAATCGAAAGAGTTGGTGACGTTTCGAATGTTTTATTCTCAAACGGATGGATTGAAGACGAAGATGGAACTGTTTACGTTTATTACGCTTCTTCAGATACAAGAATGCACGTTGCTGTTTCATCTGTAGAAAAATTGGTTGATTATGTAACAAATGCTCCGTCAGATACATTTACCTCTGCAGGTTCTGTACAGACAATTATAAATCAAATCGAAAAAAATAACGCAATTTAA
- a CDS encoding carbohydrate binding domain-containing protein: protein MKQLLLFSLLFFSTITNAQMNLIKNSGFERDLINWTGQENAAISSYDKKTGRSSALINQYTGAEWRALDQTVLIPKNSYAVECSAWMKTDQVETQKEEYKAAAIIIEFINAADKQISSETIGTAKNTTDWTNYKKAVKIPANAKKIRIMLALAQTNGTVFFDDVNMIALGTEEFAKLNPEAK from the coding sequence ATGAAACAGCTTTTACTTTTTAGTTTGTTATTTTTTTCTACAATAACAAATGCTCAAATGAATCTAATCAAAAACTCTGGCTTTGAAAGAGATTTGATTAATTGGACTGGCCAAGAAAATGCTGCAATTTCATCTTATGATAAAAAAACAGGAAGAAGCAGCGCCTTAATCAATCAGTATACTGGCGCAGAATGGAGAGCTTTAGATCAGACAGTTCTAATTCCGAAAAACAGTTACGCTGTAGAATGCAGCGCTTGGATGAAAACCGATCAAGTCGAAACTCAAAAAGAAGAATACAAAGCGGCAGCAATAATTATAGAATTTATCAACGCGGCCGATAAACAAATCAGCTCAGAAACCATCGGAACAGCTAAAAATACTACCGATTGGACCAACTACAAAAAAGCTGTAAAAATACCTGCAAATGCAAAAAAAATTAGAATTATGCTTGCATTGGCACAAACAAACGGGACGGTTTTTTTTGATGATGTAAATATGATAGCGCTTGGAACAGAAGAATTTGCAAAATTAAATCCTGAAGCAAAATAA
- a CDS encoding MFS transporter: protein MHDKISLKEKVGYGLGDAASSMFWKIFSMYLLFFYTDVFGLAPAVVGTMFLITRIWDSCFDPIVGILADRTKSKWGKFRPYLLWVAIPFAVIGVLTFYTPDFDEKGKIIYAYVTYSLMMMIYSLINVPYASLLGVMSSDRKERNTLSSYRMVFAFGGSLLALWLIEPLVNYFGGNLNSKTGWLATISVFGLITTVFFWACFAFTKERIKPIEDEQNNLKEDLKDLLKNRPWWILLGAGIGALVFNSIRDGAAVYYFKYYVSSSVNFDFSLFGTDFHMTPTSIYLVLGQAANIIGVIAATPIANKIGKKKTFLGAMALAAILSLVFYLFGKEDVVLIMTFQVLISICAGCIFPLIWSMYADSADYSEWKQGRRATGLVFSASSMSQKFGWTIGGAGAGWLLGYYGFQANVEQTATAQNGIQLMLSILPAIAAAISVAFILFYPLSEEKLQIIEQDLNEKRNQNH from the coding sequence ATGCACGATAAAATTAGTTTAAAAGAAAAAGTGGGTTACGGTCTTGGAGATGCTGCTTCCTCAATGTTTTGGAAAATTTTCAGCATGTATCTGCTATTTTTCTATACCGATGTTTTCGGATTGGCGCCAGCCGTAGTGGGAACTATGTTTTTAATTACCAGAATCTGGGATTCTTGTTTTGATCCAATTGTTGGAATTCTAGCAGACAGAACCAAAAGCAAATGGGGAAAATTCAGACCTTATTTACTTTGGGTTGCCATACCTTTTGCCGTGATTGGAGTTTTAACTTTCTACACACCAGATTTTGACGAAAAAGGAAAAATCATTTACGCGTACGTGACTTATTCTCTAATGATGATGATTTATTCTTTAATCAATGTTCCGTACGCATCACTTCTAGGCGTAATGTCTTCTGATAGAAAAGAACGAAATACACTTTCGTCTTACCGTATGGTTTTTGCTTTTGGCGGAAGTCTTTTAGCACTTTGGTTAATTGAACCTTTGGTAAATTATTTCGGTGGAAATCTCAATTCTAAAACAGGCTGGCTGGCTACAATTTCTGTTTTCGGATTAATCACAACTGTCTTTTTCTGGGCTTGTTTCGCATTCACAAAAGAAAGAATCAAACCAATTGAAGATGAACAAAATAACTTAAAAGAAGATTTAAAAGATCTTCTAAAAAATAGACCTTGGTGGATTTTACTCGGCGCAGGAATTGGCGCTTTAGTTTTCAATTCTATTCGTGACGGTGCCGCAGTTTATTATTTTAAATATTATGTAAGCAGTTCGGTAAATTTCGACTTTTCACTTTTCGGAACCGATTTTCATATGACACCAACTTCTATTTATTTAGTTTTAGGACAAGCCGCAAATATTATTGGAGTAATTGCCGCAACACCAATTGCAAATAAAATTGGTAAAAAGAAAACTTTTCTTGGTGCTATGGCACTGGCAGCAATCCTAAGTTTAGTTTTCTATTTATTTGGAAAAGAAGATGTTGTTTTAATCATGACTTTCCAAGTTTTAATTAGCATTTGTGCGGGTTGCATTTTCCCTTTAATCTGGTCGATGTATGCAGACAGTGCCGATTACTCAGAATGGAAACAAGGCAGAAGAGCAACAGGATTAGTTTTCTCAGCTTCTTCTATGTCACAAAAATTTGGATGGACAATCGGAGGCGCTGGAGCGGGATGGCTTTTAGGCTATTATGGTTTTCAAGCCAATGTTGAGCAAACTGCAACTGCACAAAACGGAATTCAATTAATGTTAAGTATTCTTCCTGCAATTGCTGCGGCAATTTCGGTTGCATTTATTTTATTTTACCCTTTATCAGAAGAAAAATTACAGATTATAGAACAGGATTTAAACGAAAAGAGAAATCAAAATCATTAA
- a CDS encoding AraC family transcriptional regulator yields MGTTKNFYREIAPLAPSDSFLVFDRVKDSFDFPVHYHPEFEINFILNGKGVKRVVGDNIEEIDNVELVLIGPNLYHGWELNKCTSKKIHEITIQFHNDLFHESLLSRRIMNPIRDMFNRSIHGILFSKKTAEELTPRLVRLSKLDGMDYFLEITSLLYDLANSRNQRLLSTYTVDYDTFDDYDKMKLVYEYVQKHFAEKITLEDVANVASMSIISFNRFIKKRTGKTFVNYINDIRIGYAARWLVEKDMSVSEVAFKSGFNNIANFNRSFKATKNCTPSQYREDFSGLKRIL; encoded by the coding sequence ATGGGTACTACAAAGAATTTTTATAGAGAAATTGCGCCGCTTGCACCAAGTGATAGCTTTTTAGTTTTTGATCGTGTAAAAGATAGTTTCGATTTTCCCGTTCATTATCATCCAGAATTTGAGATCAATTTTATCTTAAATGGAAAAGGTGTTAAGCGAGTTGTTGGAGATAATATTGAAGAAATCGACAATGTTGAGTTAGTTTTGATTGGCCCGAATTTATATCACGGTTGGGAACTTAATAAATGTACGAGCAAGAAAATTCACGAAATAACAATCCAGTTTCATAATGATTTGTTTCATGAATCTTTATTGTCGAGACGAATCATGAATCCGATTCGAGATATGTTTAATAGATCTATTCATGGAATTCTTTTTTCGAAAAAAACAGCAGAAGAATTAACGCCAAGGCTTGTCAGGCTCTCGAAATTGGATGGTATGGATTATTTTTTGGAAATTACTTCTTTATTATATGATTTGGCAAATTCTAGAAATCAGCGTTTGCTTTCTACTTATACAGTTGACTACGATACTTTCGATGACTATGATAAAATGAAATTAGTTTACGAATATGTACAAAAACATTTTGCTGAAAAAATCACTTTAGAAGATGTGGCAAATGTGGCAAGTATGTCGATTATTTCTTTTAACCGATTTATAAAAAAACGTACCGGAAAAACTTTTGTCAACTATATAAATGATATTCGAATTGGTTATGCGGCGCGCTGGTTGGTTGAGAAAGATATGAGTGTTTCTGAAGTAGCTTTTAAATCAGGTTTTAATAATATTGCCAATTTTAATCGCAGTTTCAAGGCGACTAAAAATTGTACTCCTAGTCAATATAGAGAAGATTTCTCTGGATTGAAACGTATTCTTTAA
- a CDS encoding cellulase family glycosylhydrolase, with protein MKNRLFKTLSIAFVFMTFFVQAQEKITVKGNQFYKGDKPYAYIGTNYWYGSMLASKKIGDRKRLLRELDLMQKNGIDNLRILVGADGGKYDFTVRPALQYEQGKYDEDLLDGLDFLINEMSKRKMYAVLYLTNNWEWSGGMSQYLEWNGKGPVPVPAIPPNTWPQFMSYTEQFHSCEPCMEALNKHVKFIIGRTNAYSKKKYNEDNTIMAWQVGNEPRTFTPENEVKFTKWLNNIVDLIDSLDKNHLVSTGSEGKNSSNDSMEIFERTHKNPNIDYLTMHIWPKNWNWFKADNAEATMPKTLENAGKYIDDHIKVANNLKRPIIIEEFGLPRENENLNAGAPSIYRDKFYSYIFSRVVESHKNGGPLQAANFWGYGGEGKAIHPDGKWNPGEPLTTDPPQEPQGLNSVFNGDKSTLEIVKKYNLELKK; from the coding sequence ATGAAAAACAGACTTTTTAAAACCCTTTCAATTGCCTTTGTTTTTATGACATTTTTTGTTCAGGCGCAGGAAAAAATTACGGTAAAAGGAAATCAATTTTACAAAGGTGATAAACCTTATGCTTATATCGGAACCAATTATTGGTACGGAAGCATGCTAGCTTCAAAAAAAATAGGAGATCGTAAAAGGCTTTTGCGTGAATTGGATTTAATGCAGAAAAACGGAATCGATAATTTACGCATTCTTGTTGGTGCTGACGGTGGAAAATACGATTTTACCGTTCGTCCAGCATTGCAATATGAGCAAGGAAAATACGACGAAGATTTACTGGATGGTTTAGATTTTTTAATCAACGAAATGAGCAAACGTAAAATGTATGCCGTTTTGTATTTAACCAATAACTGGGAATGGTCTGGCGGAATGTCTCAATATTTAGAATGGAATGGCAAAGGTCCTGTTCCGGTTCCTGCGATTCCACCAAATACTTGGCCCCAGTTTATGTCGTACACGGAACAATTTCATAGCTGTGAACCTTGTATGGAAGCTTTAAACAAGCATGTAAAATTTATTATTGGAAGAACAAACGCTTATTCTAAGAAGAAATACAACGAAGACAACACGATTATGGCGTGGCAAGTCGGAAATGAACCAAGAACTTTTACGCCAGAAAACGAAGTGAAATTCACAAAATGGCTCAATAACATTGTAGATTTAATTGATAGTTTAGACAAAAATCATTTGGTTTCGACTGGTTCTGAAGGAAAAAACAGTTCAAACGACAGCATGGAAATCTTCGAAAGAACGCACAAAAATCCGAATATCGATTATTTGACGATGCACATCTGGCCTAAAAACTGGAATTGGTTTAAAGCAGATAATGCCGAAGCTACAATGCCAAAAACTTTAGAAAACGCTGGAAAATATATTGACGATCATATTAAAGTGGCAAATAATCTGAAAAGACCAATTATCATTGAAGAATTCGGACTTCCGAGAGAAAATGAGAATTTAAATGCGGGAGCGCCTTCAATCTACAGAGATAAATTTTACAGTTACATTTTTAGCAGAGTTGTAGAAAGTCACAAAAATGGTGGTCCTTTGCAAGCAGCCAATTTCTGGGGTTATGGTGGCGAAGGAAAAGCAATTCATCCCGACGGAAAATGGAATCCTGGAGAACCTTTAACTACAGATCCTCCACAAGAACCGCAAGGGTTGAATTCTGTTTTTAATGGTGATAAATCGACATTAGAAATTGTAAAAAAATACAATTTAGAATTAAAAAAGTAA
- a CDS encoding glycosyl hydrolase gives MKKHFVKIIYLTLAVVMATSCSSDKDATDEIIVDPPMQDDPLTTSNAASYMVDASATKETVALFYNLKRLAKTKTAIGQQDAFNSFYQDAGGDSDIKKNTGFDPAVLGSDFMFITDKNNNGQSNNWFYQQEQKITADVKAAYAKGIINTFSWHLREPNNEDSFYATDMTAEQKSTAFRSILPGGSNNEWYKKKLDKVASVISNLKGSNGELIPVIFRPFHEFDGSWFWWGADFCTPDEYKKAYQFTVDYLKNTKGVHNILYAFSPDNSYTTDANYLSRYPGDKYVDIIGMDNYGDFNNQGQTGSDKANSKLKILSDYAKAKVKIAALTETGYQVTSTTPVISDWFSTFMYSALTKNDIQISYVMFWNNTKDGYYVPNGTVSNSADFKTYSLKTKSALVNSLPKMYEMPK, from the coding sequence ATGAAAAAACATTTTGTAAAAATAATATATCTGACTTTAGCGGTTGTAATGGCAACTAGCTGTTCATCAGACAAAGATGCTACGGACGAAATTATCGTAGATCCGCCAATGCAAGACGATCCTTTAACGACTTCAAACGCCGCCTCTTATATGGTTGATGCAAGCGCTACAAAAGAAACAGTCGCACTTTTTTATAATTTAAAAAGACTCGCAAAAACCAAAACCGCAATTGGACAGCAAGATGCATTTAATAGTTTTTATCAAGATGCAGGCGGAGATTCCGACATCAAAAAAAATACAGGTTTTGATCCTGCTGTTTTAGGTTCAGATTTTATGTTTATAACAGATAAAAATAATAATGGACAATCTAATAACTGGTTTTATCAGCAAGAACAAAAAATTACTGCCGATGTTAAAGCCGCTTACGCGAAAGGAATAATCAATACCTTTTCTTGGCATTTAAGAGAACCTAATAATGAAGATTCTTTCTATGCCACTGATATGACGGCAGAACAAAAATCGACAGCTTTTAGAAGTATACTTCCAGGAGGATCAAACAATGAATGGTATAAAAAGAAATTGGATAAAGTTGCCAGCGTAATTTCGAATTTAAAAGGTTCAAATGGCGAATTGATTCCCGTAATTTTTAGACCTTTTCATGAATTTGATGGAAGCTGGTTTTGGTGGGGAGCCGATTTTTGTACTCCAGATGAATACAAAAAAGCTTATCAGTTTACGGTTGATTATCTAAAAAACACAAAAGGCGTTCATAACATTTTATATGCTTTTTCTCCTGATAATTCATACACAACAGATGCCAATTATTTAAGCCGTTATCCAGGCGATAAATATGTCGATATTATCGGAATGGATAATTATGGAGATTTCAATAATCAAGGGCAAACCGGTTCTGACAAAGCAAATTCTAAATTAAAAATTCTTTCGGATTACGCTAAAGCGAAAGTAAAAATCGCCGCCTTAACCGAAACTGGATATCAAGTTACAAGTACAACCCCAGTTATTTCTGATTGGTTTTCGACTTTTATGTACAGCGCATTGACCAAAAATGACATTCAGATAAGTTATGTAATGTTTTGGAATAATACAAAAGATGGATATTATGTACCAAATGGAACAGTTTCAAATTCAGCAGATTTTAAAACGTATAGTTTGAAAACGAAATCGGCTTTGGTGAATTCGCTGCCGAAAATGTATGAAATGCCAAAATAG